In Salinisphaera sp. LB1, one genomic interval encodes:
- a CDS encoding beta-ketoacyl-ACP synthase III codes for MSNVVLTASGLYTPPEAISNDELVASFNAYVDIHNAAHADDIAAGRVAPLSHSNSAFITKASGIQSRYVVDKAGILDPEVMHPRIRTRGNDEPSLQCEMALAAIAPCLEAAGRRAEDIDVILVACSNLPRPYPALAVEVQEFLGGGRYGFDLNVACASAAFGIQTAADMIKSGSARRVLMVNPEICSAHLNFRDRDSHFIFGDVCTAALLEHADDAPQGTGFDVLGTRLVTRFSNNIRNNFGFLNRSEIEPRSEADRLFVQNGRRVFKEVGPMVAEMIVDHVAEYDRAASDLKRLWLHQANINMNTLIAKRVLGRAPEDGEMPSVLAEYGNTSSASPVIVFHKFSNDLAPGDVGVLCGFGAGYSAGSVVLRRR; via the coding sequence GTGAGTAATGTCGTTCTAACGGCCTCGGGGCTGTATACGCCGCCCGAGGCGATTTCCAACGATGAACTCGTGGCGTCTTTCAACGCCTACGTGGATATTCATAACGCCGCGCACGCCGACGATATCGCCGCGGGTCGGGTCGCGCCGCTGTCGCATTCCAACAGCGCGTTCATCACCAAGGCCTCGGGCATCCAGAGCCGCTACGTGGTAGACAAGGCCGGCATCCTCGATCCTGAAGTCATGCATCCGCGTATCCGCACACGCGGCAACGACGAGCCCTCGCTGCAGTGCGAGATGGCGTTAGCGGCGATCGCGCCCTGTCTCGAGGCCGCCGGTCGCCGCGCCGAGGATATCGACGTGATTCTGGTGGCCTGTTCCAACCTGCCGCGGCCCTATCCGGCGCTGGCGGTGGAAGTGCAGGAGTTTCTGGGCGGCGGGCGTTACGGTTTCGATCTGAACGTGGCCTGTGCCTCGGCGGCGTTCGGTATCCAGACCGCGGCCGACATGATCAAGTCGGGCAGCGCGCGGCGCGTGCTGATGGTCAATCCGGAAATCTGTTCGGCGCATCTGAATTTCCGCGACCGCGACAGCCATTTCATCTTCGGCGATGTGTGCACCGCCGCGCTGCTCGAGCATGCCGACGATGCCCCGCAGGGCACCGGCTTCGACGTGCTCGGCACGCGCCTGGTCACGCGCTTTTCCAACAACATCCGCAACAACTTCGGTTTCCTCAATCGCAGCGAGATCGAACCGAGATCCGAGGCCGATCGGCTGTTCGTGCAGAACGGGCGTCGCGTGTTCAAGGAAGTGGGGCCGATGGTGGCCGAGATGATCGTCGACCATGTGGCCGAATACGATCGGGCGGCGAGCGATCTCAAGCGCTTGTGGCTGCACCAGGCCAACATCAACATGAACACGCTGATCGCCAAGCGCGTGCTCGGCCGCGCGCCCGAGGACGGCGAAATGCCGTCGGTGCTGGCGGAATACGGCAATACCAGCTCGGCCTCGCCGGTGATCGTGTTCCATAAATTCTCCAACGATCTCGCGCCCGGCGATGTTGGCGTGCTCTGCGGTTTCGGCGCAGGTTATTCGGCCGGCAGCGTCGTACTCCGCCGGCGCTGA
- a CDS encoding S9 family peptidase translates to MEPLREVSPMLWQPRRFKSASIVLAIGLSWLVAAWPTNWGVAALGTVPGVVLIATGAGQLLWAGDRQLCCHMALAGPLSSLLALILIYWLGLWPGVGLILGGAAVFMVAGWALRIQHPVPAGVAPPPTQPKLLAKMACDAAVLGFFINCARVPRGAAVDNDIAELNAIGEVAAERDWQNFPARLHEAAAPFESPRIESMRTFGVDYEWLTAPSCYTPDPALPGGARWRGHKNNRTMAARILRHGEGRGRPWLLCVHGYRMGVAGLDFQLFDVARLHAHLGLNLVMPILPLHGVRRATPLTGGLFLDGPFADLLHGQAQSLIDLRSCVAWIREIDPDARIGVLGYSLGGYHAALLAAHEPALACVIAGIPMTDIPATLWQHLPTAHAHYLEARGLSAAAVGERLAAVSPLAAEPCVPRDRRYIFAATADQLIAPEQPLALWRHWGEPALQWYHGSHLSVRHEPDVRSFIDRALAESGMRG, encoded by the coding sequence ATGGAACCCTTGCGCGAAGTGTCGCCGATGCTTTGGCAACCGCGGCGTTTTAAGTCCGCGAGTATTGTGCTGGCCATCGGCCTGTCCTGGCTGGTGGCCGCCTGGCCGACGAACTGGGGGGTTGCGGCGCTGGGCACCGTGCCCGGTGTGGTGCTTATCGCCACCGGGGCGGGGCAACTGCTCTGGGCGGGGGATCGCCAGCTGTGCTGCCACATGGCGCTGGCGGGCCCGCTGAGTTCGCTCCTGGCGCTGATCCTGATCTACTGGCTCGGCCTGTGGCCCGGTGTCGGGTTGATCCTCGGCGGCGCGGCGGTGTTCATGGTGGCCGGGTGGGCGCTGCGCATCCAGCACCCGGTGCCCGCGGGCGTGGCGCCACCGCCGACGCAACCCAAACTGCTGGCCAAGATGGCCTGTGATGCGGCCGTGCTCGGTTTTTTCATCAACTGCGCGCGCGTGCCGCGCGGGGCCGCGGTGGATAACGACATCGCCGAGTTGAATGCGATCGGCGAGGTCGCGGCCGAGCGCGACTGGCAGAACTTTCCGGCGCGTTTGCACGAGGCCGCGGCCCCGTTCGAGTCGCCGCGCATCGAATCGATGCGAACCTTCGGCGTGGACTACGAATGGCTCACCGCGCCTTCGTGCTACACCCCCGATCCCGCCTTGCCGGGCGGTGCGCGTTGGCGCGGCCACAAGAACAACCGAACGATGGCCGCGCGTATTCTGCGCCACGGTGAAGGTCGCGGGCGGCCCTGGTTGCTGTGCGTGCACGGGTATCGCATGGGCGTCGCCGGGCTCGATTTTCAGTTGTTCGACGTGGCCCGGCTGCATGCGCATCTCGGCTTGAACCTGGTGATGCCGATCCTGCCGCTGCATGGCGTCCGTCGCGCCACGCCGCTCACGGGCGGGCTGTTCCTGGACGGGCCGTTCGCGGATCTGCTGCACGGCCAGGCGCAGTCGCTGATCGATCTGCGCAGTTGCGTCGCCTGGATTCGCGAGATCGACCCGGATGCGCGCATCGGCGTGCTGGGCTACAGCCTCGGCGGCTACCACGCGGCGCTACTGGCCGCGCACGAACCGGCGCTGGCCTGTGTGATCGCCGGCATCCCGATGACCGACATCCCGGCGACCCTCTGGCAACATTTGCCGACCGCGCACGCGCATTACCTGGAAGCGCGCGGGCTGAGTGCGGCCGCGGTGGGCGAGCGGCTGGCCGCCGTGTCGCCGCTCGCGGCCGAGCCGTGCGTGCCCCGCGATCGACGCTATATCTTCGCCGCGACGGCCGACCAGTTGATTGCACCGGAACAGCCGCTCGCACTCTGGCGACACTGGGGCGAACCGGCGCTGCAGTGGTATCACGGCTCGCATCTGTCGGTGCGCCACGAACCCGATGTCCGGTCGTTTATCGATCGGGCGCTGGCCGAGTCGGGCATGCGCGGTTGA